From a single Macrobrachium rosenbergii isolate ZJJX-2024 chromosome 9, ASM4041242v1, whole genome shotgun sequence genomic region:
- the LOC136841943 gene encoding tigger transposable element-derived protein 1-like — MTTLLFKDWFVHCFILEVQEYCREHNIHFKILLILDNTPGHLQYIGEIDENIKVVFLPPNTTSLIQPMDQGAMATFKAYYLWNMFAQAVEATNNEENELRTFWKEFSVWNAILNIGRAWMEVKKECMNEIWKNLLKVYVNSFKGFDKDGAVVEISKKIVSLGKSFGLELEEEDIQELIDVQGVELMAEDLIELAEREKAEEEEEIKEEPEQKFTTKRMAEAFASTEHGMKLFGTIC, encoded by the coding sequence ATGACTACACTCCTATTCAAAGACTGGTTTGTGCATTGCTTTATTCTAGAAGTGCAGGAATATTGTAGGGAACACAACATCCActtcaaaattctgctgattcttGACAATACTCCTGGCCACCTTCAGTACATTGGAGAAATCGACGAGAACataaaagttgtgtttctgccaccaaacacaacttctctcatacaacccatggatcagGGCGCCATGGCTACGTTCAAGGCCTATTATCTTTGGAACATGTTTGCTCAGGCTGTTGAGGCAACAAATAATGAGGAGAACGAGCTCAGAactttctggaaggaattcaGTGTTTGGAATGCTATTCTGAACATCGGAAGGGCGTGGATggaggtaaagaaagaatgtatgaatgAGATTTGGAAAAATCTGTTAaaagtgtatgtgaactcatttaaaggttttgatAAGGATGGGGCAGTTGTGGAAATTAGTAAAAAGATTGTGTCACTTGGGAAAAGTTTTGGTTtagaacttgaagaggaagatatCCAAGAGCTCATAGACGTACAAGGCGTAGAGCTAATGGCAGAAGATTTAATTgagcttgcagagagagaaaaggcagaagaggaagaagaaattaaagaagagCCAGAGCAAAAGTTTACGACAAAGAGAATGGCAGAGGCATTTGCCTCAACTGAACATGGTATGAAACTATTTGGAACGATTTGCTAA
- the LOC136841944 gene encoding tigger transposable element-derived protein 1-like, translating into MRVHTGEESFKCSDCESRAGGVTKKRHSVTLEQEMKIVNQHAAGKAVTATARDQCLSQSVISPTIKNKKWVMDTVKASASIYPMIVTKERSGPLEEMEQLQVTWMEDQIQKRMPLSLLTIQTKAHLFFEQLKKNYDDTHNKDFVASRGWFPCSKTHHNFHSVKISGEAASSDAKGAAEFKDALHKIIIDEGYLPDQIFNVDETGLYWKWMPAQFCIHKEAETLLRHTKID; encoded by the coding sequence ATGAGGGTTCACACTGGAGAGGAGTCATTTAAATGCAGTGATTGTGAATCTCGTGCTGGTGGTGTGACGAAGAAGAGACATTCTGTCACTTTAGAGCAGGAAATGAAAATAGTCAACCAGCATGCTGCGGGAAAGGCAGTCACGGCCACAGCACGTGACCAGTGTCTATCGCAGTCAGTGATATCCCCCaccattaaaaacaagaaatgggTAATGGACACTGTAAAGGCATCAGCCTCAATTTATCCCATGATTGTAACAAAGGAGAGATCTgggcctttggaagaaatggagcagttacaGGTCAcgtggatggaggaccagatacaAAAGCGTATGCCACTCAGCCTCTTGACCATTCAAACAAAGGCACACTTGTTTTTCGAGCAACTAAAGAAAAACTATGATGATACCCACAACAAAGATTTTGTAGCAAGTCGTGGCTGGTTTCCGTGTTCCAAAACCCaccataattttcatagtgtgaaaattagTGGTGAGGCAGCAAGCTCTGATGCCAAAGGAGCTGCTGAATTTAAGGATGCTTTGCATAAGATCATCAttgatgaagggtacttgccAGATCAAATCTTCAATGTTGATGAAACAGGGCTGTACTGGAAGTGGATGCCTGCACAGTTCTGCATCCACAAAGAGGCAGAAACATTgttaaggcatacaaagatcgattga
- the LOC136841945 gene encoding zinc finger protein 3-like, whose amino-acid sequence MTGKAFSQKGDLNRHMMVHTGEKPFKCNDGGKAFSQSHLNSHMMVHTGEKPFKCNDGGKAFFINVILTVMLGFTLILTVILNIRWFTLNRHMMVHTGEKPFKCNDGGKAFSQSHLNSHMMVHTGEKPFKCNDCGKAFSQKSHLEYHVRVHTGEKPFKCNDCGKAFSQKSHLEYHKMVYTGEKPFT is encoded by the coding sequence ATGACtgggaaagcattttctcagAAAGGTGATCTTAACAGGCATATGATggttcacactggagagaagccatttaaatgtaatgatggtgggaaagcattttctcaAAGTCATCTTAACAGTCATATGATggttcacactggagagaagccatttaaatgtaatgatggtgggaaagcatttttcataaatgtaatcTTAACAGTCATGTTAGGCTTCACACTCATCTTAACAGTCATCTTGAATATAAGATGGTTCACACTTAACAGGCATATGATggttcacactggagagaagccatttaaatgtaatgatggtgggaaagcattttctcaAAGTCATCTTAACAGTCATATGATggttcacactggagagaagccatttaaatgtaatgactgtgggaaagcattttctcagAAAAGTCATCTTGAATATCATGTGAGggttcacactggagagaagccatttaaatgtaatgactgtgggaaagcattttctcagAAAAGTCATCTTGAATATCATAAGATGGTTtacactggagagaagccatttacataa